The Mucilaginibacter terrae region TAAGTTATTTCCTAAGATTTATAAGGTGGGATTTATTGGCCATTGCCTGTTACGCACTGCTGGCCGGCACTTTTGATCATTACGGTATACTGGCCGATGTTAAGATACCTTTGGCGGTTACCGCATTTACAGGCACTGTTTTGTCGTTGTTGCTTGCATTTCGTACCTCGCAATCATACGAGCGGTGGTGGGAAGCACGGGTGGTTTGGGGCGCCATTGTGAATGATAGCCGTAGCTTGATAAGGCAGGTAAAAAACTTTATGCCAAATACTCCCGAAGGCTTGGCCGTAACCATAGATTTTGCCCGCAGGCAGGGCATATGGTGTTTTACCCTATCCGAAAGTTTACGTAAGTGCGAGCATAGTACTAAAGTGAAAGACTATTTTGCCGCCAAAGGAGAAGACAGTGCCAATAAACCCAACCGCATACTCGACCACCATGCCGAAGCCTTGGCCCAGGCTGCTGAAAGGTTTGGTTTGAACCCCAACAAGCAGGTACAAATTGACAATACCATTGTAAAGCTATGCGACTCCATGGGGAAGTGCGAGCGCATTAAAAATACCGTGTTCCCTAATGCATATAGTGTGTTGATACACTGCTTAATATACGTGCTGATGACCATGCTGCCCTTTGGCCTCGAAGACCAAAGCAAACTGGTAGAAATATCGCTCACCATTATAGTGCCCGCATTGTTTATTGCCATAGAGCAAACCGCCATTTTAATGCAGGACCCATTTGAAAACCGCCCTACCGATACCCCAATGACCACCCTGTCTAAGTCGATTGAAAATACGTTGCTGGAGATGGTGGGCCAACCACCGGCCAATAAAATTGAGCCGCCTACCAAATATTACGTAATGTAGGAGCGGGGATGGGGGCGTTGAGAGCGAGGATATTTATCAAAAATATTTTCTTCGCTCCCCGCTCCGCAACCCTCACTATCCTTTGTTTTTTTCTCCTGAAAACCGCGAAATTGCCCGATTTTACCCCACTGTTTCACAAAGTGTTTCATGAAATATGTTGAGCACTTGAACGCAGTTGAACACCTTGAACACTGACAGGATCATGTCAGTAGTTAGGGTGATTTTTGGGTTGGTAATTTAAAGTTTGAGGGGATCGCCGTACGGCGTTCATAACCATAAACTAACAACCTGCACTTCCAATGTTGCTGCTTGAAATTATAAAATCAATTACTAAGTTTACTTATCAATTTATCACCGCATGAAAACCGATTTACCCATCCGTTTGCTTATGCCCGCAGGCTTATTCATAATATCGGCCAGCTTTATTGTTGGGCATTACACCGCACTGCCCGATTTTGCAAACGGGCTATTGCTTGGCGTTGGTATCGGGTTAATCTTTCTTTCGGTTATGGGTAATTTTAGAGGGAAGCAGGTTTAAGTTTTAATAAAAAAAGCCGCAAGGGGGGCTTGCGGCTGGGGAATTTGGGTTAACTCTTATAAAACTCTGTCCTAATCTCAATCAAAATATTTTCGGCTAATTGGATATCGGGTTTGTCGGGTAGTGCCGATTTTTGGTAGAGAGCTGTTATGTGTTCCATTTTTTCTTCTACCATTAACAACAGTTCTTCAAACTCAAATTCGCCGTTTCTGATTTTTAATAAAAATTCGCGGTCGGCACGTTTTACAATTACTTGTTGATGTAATGCAATTTCTTCGGCCATATTAAGGAGGCGGAAGGTATG contains the following coding sequences:
- a CDS encoding bestrophin family protein; protein product: MLIKKRISISYFLRFIRWDLLAIACYALLAGTFDHYGILADVKIPLAVTAFTGTVLSLLLAFRTSQSYERWWEARVVWGAIVNDSRSLIRQVKNFMPNTPEGLAVTIDFARRQGIWCFTLSESLRKCEHSTKVKDYFAAKGEDSANKPNRILDHHAEALAQAAERFGLNPNKQVQIDNTIVKLCDSMGKCERIKNTVFPNAYSVLIHCLIYVLMTMLPFGLEDQSKLVEISLTIIVPALFIAIEQTAILMQDPFENRPTDTPMTTLSKSIENTLLEMVGQPPANKIEPPTKYYVM